One Pseudonocardia sediminis DNA window includes the following coding sequences:
- a CDS encoding gluconokinase, translated as MTATTTLIVMGVSGVGKTTVATALADRTGWPYTEGDDLHPEANRAKMAAGHPLDDDDRWPWLQKIADWIGEQERAGRSTVITCSALRRRYRDLLRDGHPSVHFVHLAADEQVLRDRVQSRHHEYMPATLLDSQLADLEPPADDEPAITVDASAPVEEIVTAVLDETDPARTVDTT; from the coding sequence ATGACCGCGACGACGACACTGATCGTGATGGGCGTGTCCGGGGTCGGTAAGACGACCGTCGCGACCGCGCTGGCCGACCGCACCGGCTGGCCCTACACCGAGGGCGACGACCTGCACCCCGAGGCCAACCGGGCCAAGATGGCCGCCGGTCACCCCCTCGACGACGACGACCGGTGGCCCTGGCTGCAGAAGATCGCCGACTGGATCGGCGAGCAGGAGCGGGCCGGTCGCAGCACGGTGATCACCTGCTCGGCGCTGCGCCGCCGCTACCGCGACCTGCTGCGCGACGGTCACCCGTCGGTGCACTTCGTGCACCTGGCCGCCGACGAACAGGTGCTGCGGGATCGTGTGCAGAGCCGGCACCACGAGTACATGCCGGCCACCCTGCTGGACTCCCAGCTCGCGGACCTGGAGCCGCCCGCCGACGACGAGCCGGCGATCACCGTGGACGCGAGCGCGCCCGTCGAGGAGATCGTGACCGCCGTCCTCGACGAGACCGATCCCGCGCGGACGGTCGACACGACGTGA